In the genome of Pseudoliparis swirei isolate HS2019 ecotype Mariana Trench chromosome 3, NWPU_hadal_v1, whole genome shotgun sequence, one region contains:
- the hhla2a.1 gene encoding HERV-H LTR-associating protein 2 isoform X2 — MAETQTLLVLLLVLLEKRLLTHSKDANVTCIIPDDCILPCSFRPTGTVVIHWYKQQIPVHSYYYNKDQFGLQNKHFSGRTCLFNLHIPHGNASLLLRRVKVQDKGRYKCYTSTRKGSQEIFINLEVKALIQSVVMEMTDELVTCSSHSIYPAPQVTWATDPPSAREALDNATLKTTDHKGLLALESTLRILGNLSSYTYFCSFTAADKTQVWTASRKNQEVMTQEEGHALSIPCIAPHSLQNFSLTWTFAVSSEPAVILRYETKTRLTFNLWEGLAELDQDSLLLGNGSLLLHKPGIEEQSGTYTCTLSGLQSRHVVQTRVNITVASMSVGEQSVQRSWWSTAASAAFFLFTVTVALPRCVRMRAMEARSASHRLNAAGFAVVGLHKHLNATASYVIGRRGVECSGPQLRWEVAAGGSPDDSTEASTIERGGNPGGPPGERNDGLLSSSSERDGLGNMDPGDHMS; from the exons ATGGCAGAGACGCAAACACTCCTCGTCCTGTTGCTCGTGCTCCTGGAGAAACGGCTGCTGACGCATTCAAAAG ATGCCAACGTCACCTGCATCATCCCCGACGACTGCATCCTGCCCTGCAGCTTCAGGCCCACGGGCACCGTGGTGATCCACTGGTACAAGCAGCAGATCCCCGTTCACAGCTACTACTACAACAAGGATCAATTTGGACTGCAGAACAAACACTTCAGTGGAAGGACCTGCTTGTTCAACCTGCACATCCCCCACGGCAACGCCTCGCTGCTCCTCAGGAGGGTCAAGGTTCAAGATAAGGGCCGCTACAAGTGTTACACCAGCACGCGGAAGGGCAGCCAGGAGATCTTTATCaacctggaggtcaaag CTCTCATCCAGTCGGTCGTCATGGAGATGACTGACGAGCTGGTCACCTGCTCCTCTCACAGCATCTACCCCGCCCCTCAGGTGACGTGGGCCACGGACCCCCCCTCGGCCCGGGAAGCTCTCGACAACGCAACCCTCAAAACCACGGACCACAAGGGTCTGCTCGCCTTGGAAAGCACGCTGAGGATTCTGGGTAATCTCTCCAGCTACACCTACTTCTGCTCTTTCACGGCGGCCGACAAGACCCAGGTGTGGACCGCGTCGCGGAAAAACCAAG AGGTCATGACCCAGGAGGAGGGTCACGCCCTGTCCATCCCCTGCATCGCTCCGCACAGCCTCCAGAACTTCTCCCTCACCTGGACCTTCGCCGTGTCCTCTGAGCCCGCAGTCATCTTGAGATATGAAACCAAAACCAGACTCACCTTTAACCTGTGGGAGGGCCTGGCGGAACTGGACCAGGACTCGCTTCTTCTGGGCAACGGGTCTCTCCTGCTTCACAAGCCGGGCATCGAGGAGCAGTCCGGGACGTACACGTGCACCCTGTCGGGCCTACAGAGCAGACACGTGGTTCAGACCAGAGTCAACATCACCGTTGCGTCAATGA GTGTGGGCGAGCAGAGCGTGCAGAGGTCGTGGTGGAGCACGGCGGCTTCTGCAGCTTTCTTCTTGTTCACCGTCACCGTCGCTCTCCCTCGATGTGTCCGGATGAGAG CGATGGAGGCCAGAAGCGCCTCTCACAGATTGAACGCAGCCGGTTTCGCTGTAGTCGGCCTTCACAAACATCTAAACGCCACGGCGTCGTACGTGATCGGACGCCGTGGGGTCGAGTGCAGCGGGCCGCAGCTCCGGTGGGAAGTGGCGGCGGGCGGCTCGCCGGACGACTCCACCGAGGCTTCCACGATAGAGCGAGGAGGAAATCCAGGAGGACCACCCGGGGAGAGAAACGATGGGCTGCTCTCCAGTAGTTCGGAGAGGGATGGGCTCGGAAACATGGACCCCGGGGATCATATGTCATGA
- the hhla2a.1 gene encoding HERV-H LTR-associating protein 2 isoform X1 translates to MAETQTLLVLLLVLLEKRLLTHSKVLLPDANVTCIIPDDCILPCSFRPTGTVVIHWYKQQIPVHSYYYNKDQFGLQNKHFSGRTCLFNLHIPHGNASLLLRRVKVQDKGRYKCYTSTRKGSQEIFINLEVKALIQSVVMEMTDELVTCSSHSIYPAPQVTWATDPPSAREALDNATLKTTDHKGLLALESTLRILGNLSSYTYFCSFTAADKTQVWTASRKNQEVMTQEEGHALSIPCIAPHSLQNFSLTWTFAVSSEPAVILRYETKTRLTFNLWEGLAELDQDSLLLGNGSLLLHKPGIEEQSGTYTCTLSGLQSRHVVQTRVNITVASMSVGEQSVQRSWWSTAASAAFFLFTVTVALPRCVRMRAMEARSASHRLNAAGFAVVGLHKHLNATASYVIGRRGVECSGPQLRWEVAAGGSPDDSTEASTIERGGNPGGPPGERNDGLLSSSSERDGLGNMDPGDHMS, encoded by the exons ATGGCAGAGACGCAAACACTCCTCGTCCTGTTGCTCGTGCTCCTGGAGAAACGGCTGCTGACGCATTCAAAAG TCCTATTACCAGATGCCAACGTCACCTGCATCATCCCCGACGACTGCATCCTGCCCTGCAGCTTCAGGCCCACGGGCACCGTGGTGATCCACTGGTACAAGCAGCAGATCCCCGTTCACAGCTACTACTACAACAAGGATCAATTTGGACTGCAGAACAAACACTTCAGTGGAAGGACCTGCTTGTTCAACCTGCACATCCCCCACGGCAACGCCTCGCTGCTCCTCAGGAGGGTCAAGGTTCAAGATAAGGGCCGCTACAAGTGTTACACCAGCACGCGGAAGGGCAGCCAGGAGATCTTTATCaacctggaggtcaaag CTCTCATCCAGTCGGTCGTCATGGAGATGACTGACGAGCTGGTCACCTGCTCCTCTCACAGCATCTACCCCGCCCCTCAGGTGACGTGGGCCACGGACCCCCCCTCGGCCCGGGAAGCTCTCGACAACGCAACCCTCAAAACCACGGACCACAAGGGTCTGCTCGCCTTGGAAAGCACGCTGAGGATTCTGGGTAATCTCTCCAGCTACACCTACTTCTGCTCTTTCACGGCGGCCGACAAGACCCAGGTGTGGACCGCGTCGCGGAAAAACCAAG AGGTCATGACCCAGGAGGAGGGTCACGCCCTGTCCATCCCCTGCATCGCTCCGCACAGCCTCCAGAACTTCTCCCTCACCTGGACCTTCGCCGTGTCCTCTGAGCCCGCAGTCATCTTGAGATATGAAACCAAAACCAGACTCACCTTTAACCTGTGGGAGGGCCTGGCGGAACTGGACCAGGACTCGCTTCTTCTGGGCAACGGGTCTCTCCTGCTTCACAAGCCGGGCATCGAGGAGCAGTCCGGGACGTACACGTGCACCCTGTCGGGCCTACAGAGCAGACACGTGGTTCAGACCAGAGTCAACATCACCGTTGCGTCAATGA GTGTGGGCGAGCAGAGCGTGCAGAGGTCGTGGTGGAGCACGGCGGCTTCTGCAGCTTTCTTCTTGTTCACCGTCACCGTCGCTCTCCCTCGATGTGTCCGGATGAGAG CGATGGAGGCCAGAAGCGCCTCTCACAGATTGAACGCAGCCGGTTTCGCTGTAGTCGGCCTTCACAAACATCTAAACGCCACGGCGTCGTACGTGATCGGACGCCGTGGGGTCGAGTGCAGCGGGCCGCAGCTCCGGTGGGAAGTGGCGGCGGGCGGCTCGCCGGACGACTCCACCGAGGCTTCCACGATAGAGCGAGGAGGAAATCCAGGAGGACCACCCGGGGAGAGAAACGATGGGCTGCTCTCCAGTAGTTCGGAGAGGGATGGGCTCGGAAACATGGACCCCGGGGATCATATGTCATGA